A genomic segment from Hypanus sabinus isolate sHypSab1 chromosome 8, sHypSab1.hap1, whole genome shotgun sequence encodes:
- the LOC132398096 gene encoding UDP-N-acetylglucosamine--peptide N-acetylglucosaminyltransferase 110 kDa subunit isoform X1 — MAASVGGVADSTGLAELAHREYQAGDFEAAERHCMQLWRQEPDNTGVLLLLSSIHFQCRRLDRSAHFSTLAIKQNPMLAEAYSNLGNVYKERGQLQEAIEHYRHALRLKPDFIDGYINLAAALVAAGDMEGAVQAYVSALQYNPDLYCVRSDLGNLLKALGRLEEAKACYLKAIETQPNFAVAWSNLGCVFNAQGEIWLAIHHFEKAVTLDPNFLDAYINLGNVLKEARIFDRAVAAYLRALSLSPNHAVVHGNLACVYYEQGLIDLAIDTYRRAIELQPHFPDAYCNLANALKEKGNVAEAEECYNTALRLCPTHADSLNNLANIKREQGNIEEAVRLYRKALEVFPEFAAAHSNLASVLQQQGKLQEALMHYKEAIRISPTFADAYSNMGNTLKEMQDVQGALQCYTRAIQINPAFADAHSNLASIHKDSGNIPEAIASYRTALKLKPDFPDAYCNLAHCLQIVCDWTDYDERMKKLVSIVADQLEKNRLPSVHPHHSMLYPLTHAFRKAIAERHGNLCLDKINVLHKPPYEHPKDLKASNGRLKIGFVSSDFGNHPTSHLMQSIPGMHNSEKFEVFCYALSSDDGTNFRVKVVAEANNFVDLSQIPCNGKAADRIHQDGIHILVNMNGYTKGARNELFALRPAPIQAMWLGYPGTSGAPFMDYIITDKETSPLELAEQYSEKLAYMPNTFFIGDHANMFPHLKKKAVIDFKSNGHIYDNRIVLNGIDLKAFLDSLPDVKVVKLKCPDGGDNSDTNSALSMPVVPMNTAAEAIINMINQGQIQVTINNFTVSNGLATTQINNKAATGEEVPRTIIVTTRSQYGLPEDAIVYCNFNQLYKIDPATLQMWASILKRVPNSVLWLLRFPAVGEPNIQQYAQNMGLSANRIIFSPVAPKEEHVRRGQLADVCLDTPLCNGHTTGMDVLWAGTPMVTMPGICRETLASRVAASQLTCLGCPELIAKTRQEYEDIAATLGTDMEYLKKIRGKVWKQRVTSPLFNTKQYTMDLERLYLQMWEHYAASNKPDHIIKPFKAMETNETA; from the exons ATGGCGGCGTCGGTCGGCGGTGTGGCTGACAGCACAG GTCTGGCAGAGTTGGCACATCGTGAGTACCAAGCAGGAGATTTTGAGGCAGCTGAGAGGCACTGTATGCAGCTTTGGAGACAAGAGCCTGACAATACTGGTGTGTTGCTGCTTCTCTCTTCCATTCATTTTCAATGTCGCAGACTGGACAG GTCTGCACACTTTAGCACTCTGGCTATTAAACAGAACCCGATGTTGGCTGAGGCCTACTCCAATTTGGGGAATGTCTATAAAGAGCGAGGCCAACTTCAGGAGGCTATTGAGCATTATCGACATGCTCTCCGGCTAAAACCAGACTTCATCGATGGATACATCAATCTGGCAGCAGCATTGGTTGCAGCAGGTGATATGGAGGGAGCCGTACAAGCCTATGTATCTGCTTTGCAGTACAACCCT GATTTATATTGTGTTCGTAGTGACCTAGGGAATCTCCTTAAAGCCCTTGGTCGCTTAGAAGAAGCTAAG GCTTGTTACCTGAAAGCGATTGAAACTCAGCCCAACTTCGCTGTTGCCTGGAGTAATCTTGGGTGTGTGTTTAATGCCCAGGGAGAAATCTGGCTAGCTATACACCATTTTGAAAAG GCTGTTACCTTGGATCCAAACTTTTTGGACGCCTACATCAATTTAGGAAATGTCTTAAAGGAGGCGCGCATTTTTGATAG GGCTGTGGCTGCATACTTGCGAGCTCTAAGTCTAAGTCCCAATCATGCAGTGGTCCATGGAAACCTGGCTTGTGTCTATTATGAACAAGGATTGATAGATCTTGCTATTGATACATACAGAAGAGCTATAGAGCTACAGCCTCACTTTCCAGATGCCTACTGCAATCTTGCCAATGCACTAAAGGAGAAAGGAAAT GTTGCTGAGGCAGAAGAATGCTACAACACTGCCCTCCGCCTCTGTCCCACCCATGCTGACTCTCTCAACAATTTGGCTAACATCAAAAGGGAACAGGGAAACATTGAGGAAGCTGTGCGGTTGTATCGAAAGGCTCTGGAG GTATTTCCAGAATTCGCAGCTGCCCATTCAAACCTAGCCAGTGTACTACAGCAGCAAGGAAAGCTGCAGGAAGCTTTAATGCACTATAAGGAGGCTATCAG AATCAGCCCAACCTTTGCTGATGCTTACTCAAACATGGGGAACACACTCAAGGAAATGCAAGATGTACAGGGTGCCTTGCAGTGTTACACCCGTGCAATACAGATAAATCCTGCATTTGCTGATGCTCACAGCAACCTAGCTTCCATTCACAAG GATTCTGGTAATATTCCAGAAGCAATTGCTTCCTACAGAACTGCCCTGAAGCTGAAGCCAGATTTTCCAGATGCCTATTGCAATCTGGCACACTGCTTACAG ATTGTATGTGACTGGACAGATTATGATGAGCGAATGAAGAAACTAGTCAGTATTGTTGCTGATCAGCTGGAGAAAAATAGGTTGCCATCTGTTCATCCACACCACAGCATGTTGTACCCGCTGACCCATGCCTTCCGTAAAGCCATAGCTGAACGACATGGAAACCTTTGTCTTGACAAG ATCAATGTGCTTCACAAACCACCATACGAACATCCGAAAGATTTAAAGGCTAGTAATGGCCGTCTGAAAATTGGTTTCGTGAGCTCAGATTTTGGGAACCATCCTACATCTCATCTAATGCAGTCAATCCCTGGAATGCATAATTCTGAAAAATTTGAG GTATTTTGCTATGCACTGAGTTCTGATGATGGTACTAATTTTCGTGTGAAGGTCGTTGCTGAAGCTAATAATTTTGTTGACCTATCCCAG ATCCCTTGCAATGGCAAGGCAGCAGATCGTATCCATCAGGATGGAATTCACATTCTTGTTAATATGAATGGATATACTAAAGGAGCACGAAATGAGCTTTTTGCTTTACGGCCAGCTCCTATACAG GCAATGTGGCTTGGTTATCCTGGAACAAGTGGAGCACCATTCATGGATTATATTATCACTGACAAGGAAACATCTCCACTTGAGCTAGCAGAGCAGTACTCTGAGAAGCTAGCCTACATGCCCAACACCTTCTTTATTGGAGATCATGCCAATATGTTCCCACACCTTAAG aaaAAGGCCGTTATTGACTTCAAATCAAATGGGCACATATATGATAATAGGATTGTTCTTAATGGTATTGATCTGAAAGCATTTCTGGACAGCCTACCTGACGTCAAAGTAGTCAAG CTAAAGTGCCCTGATGGTGGGGACAACTCTGACACAAATTCTGCACTTTCAATGCCTGTTGTTCCTATGAACACTGCGGCTGAAGCCATTATCAACATGATCAACCAGGGGCAAATTCAGGTTACAATCAATAATTTTACAGTCAGCAATGGACTGGCAACAACTCAA ATTAACAACAAGGCAGCAACTGGAGAGGAGGTTCCCCGAACAATTATTGTTACAACACGCTCTCAGTATGGCTTACCTGAAGATGCCATTGTTTATTGTAACTTCAACCAGCTGTATAAGATTGATCCAGCTACTCTTCAAATGTGGGCCAGT ATACTAAAGCGGGTTCCTAATAGTGTACTGTGGCTCCTTCGATTTCCTGCAGTTGGAGAACCCAACATTCAGCAATATGCCCAGAATATGGGTCTGTCTGCTAACCGTATTATCTTTTCACCTGTTGCTCCAAAAGAAGAACATGTCAGGCGAGGACAGCTGGCTGACGTGTGTCTTGACACTCCACTTTGTAATGGTCACACCACTGGAATGGATGTGCTCTGGGCTGGAACACCAATGGTGACAATGCCGGGTATATGCA GGGAAACACTAGCATCTCGTGTTGCTGCCTCACAATTGACATGCTTGGGATGTCCAGAATTGATAGCAAAGACTAGACAAGAATATGAGGATATTGCTGCCACGTTGGGCACAGATATGGAATA
- the LOC132398096 gene encoding UDP-N-acetylglucosamine--peptide N-acetylglucosaminyltransferase 110 kDa subunit isoform X2, which translates to MAASVGGVADSTGLAELAHREYQAGDFEAAERHCMQLWRQEPDNTGVLLLLSSIHFQCRRLDRSAHFSTLAIKQNPMLAEAYSNLGNVYKERGQLQEAIEHYRHALRLKPDFIDGYINLAAALVAAGDMEGAVQAYVSALQYNPDLYCVRSDLGNLLKALGRLEEAKACYLKAIETQPNFAVAWSNLGCVFNAQGEIWLAIHHFEKAVTLDPNFLDAYINLGNVLKEARIFDRAVAAYLRALSLSPNHAVVHGNLACVYYEQGLIDLAIDTYRRAIELQPHFPDAYCNLANALKEKGNVAEAEECYNTALRLCPTHADSLNNLANIKREQGNIEEAVRLYRKALEVFPEFAAAHSNLASVLQQQGKLQEALMHYKEAIRISPTFADAYSNMGNTLKEMQDVQGALQCYTRAIQINPAFADAHSNLASIHKDSGNIPEAIASYRTALKLKPDFPDAYCNLAHCLQIVCDWTDYDERMKKLVSIVADQLEKNRLPSVHPHHSMLYPLTHAFRKAIAERHGNLCLDKINVLHKPPYEHPKDLKASNGRLKIGFVSSDFGNHPTSHLMQSIPGMHNSEKFEVFCYALSSDDGTNFRVKVVAEANNFVDLSQIPCNGKAADRIHQDGIHILVNMNGYTKGARNELFALRPAPIQAMWLGYPGTSGAPFMDYIITDKETSPLELAEQYSEKLAYMPNTFFIGDHANMFPHLKKKAVIDFKSNGHIYDNRIVLNGIDLKAFLDSLPDVKVVKLKCPDGGDNSDTNSALSMPVVPMNTAAEAIINMINQGQIQVTINNFTVSNGLATTQINNKAATGEEVPRTIIVTTRSQYGLPEDAIVYCNFNQLYKIDPATLQMWASILKRVPNSVLWLLRFPAVGEPNIQQYAQNMGLSANRIIFSPVAPKEEHVRRGQLADVCLDTPLCNGHTTGMDVLWAGTPMVTMPGETLASRVAASQLTCLGCPELIAKTRQEYEDIAATLGTDMEYLKKIRGKVWKQRVTSPLFNTKQYTMDLERLYLQMWEHYAASNKPDHIIKPFKAMETNETA; encoded by the exons ATGGCGGCGTCGGTCGGCGGTGTGGCTGACAGCACAG GTCTGGCAGAGTTGGCACATCGTGAGTACCAAGCAGGAGATTTTGAGGCAGCTGAGAGGCACTGTATGCAGCTTTGGAGACAAGAGCCTGACAATACTGGTGTGTTGCTGCTTCTCTCTTCCATTCATTTTCAATGTCGCAGACTGGACAG GTCTGCACACTTTAGCACTCTGGCTATTAAACAGAACCCGATGTTGGCTGAGGCCTACTCCAATTTGGGGAATGTCTATAAAGAGCGAGGCCAACTTCAGGAGGCTATTGAGCATTATCGACATGCTCTCCGGCTAAAACCAGACTTCATCGATGGATACATCAATCTGGCAGCAGCATTGGTTGCAGCAGGTGATATGGAGGGAGCCGTACAAGCCTATGTATCTGCTTTGCAGTACAACCCT GATTTATATTGTGTTCGTAGTGACCTAGGGAATCTCCTTAAAGCCCTTGGTCGCTTAGAAGAAGCTAAG GCTTGTTACCTGAAAGCGATTGAAACTCAGCCCAACTTCGCTGTTGCCTGGAGTAATCTTGGGTGTGTGTTTAATGCCCAGGGAGAAATCTGGCTAGCTATACACCATTTTGAAAAG GCTGTTACCTTGGATCCAAACTTTTTGGACGCCTACATCAATTTAGGAAATGTCTTAAAGGAGGCGCGCATTTTTGATAG GGCTGTGGCTGCATACTTGCGAGCTCTAAGTCTAAGTCCCAATCATGCAGTGGTCCATGGAAACCTGGCTTGTGTCTATTATGAACAAGGATTGATAGATCTTGCTATTGATACATACAGAAGAGCTATAGAGCTACAGCCTCACTTTCCAGATGCCTACTGCAATCTTGCCAATGCACTAAAGGAGAAAGGAAAT GTTGCTGAGGCAGAAGAATGCTACAACACTGCCCTCCGCCTCTGTCCCACCCATGCTGACTCTCTCAACAATTTGGCTAACATCAAAAGGGAACAGGGAAACATTGAGGAAGCTGTGCGGTTGTATCGAAAGGCTCTGGAG GTATTTCCAGAATTCGCAGCTGCCCATTCAAACCTAGCCAGTGTACTACAGCAGCAAGGAAAGCTGCAGGAAGCTTTAATGCACTATAAGGAGGCTATCAG AATCAGCCCAACCTTTGCTGATGCTTACTCAAACATGGGGAACACACTCAAGGAAATGCAAGATGTACAGGGTGCCTTGCAGTGTTACACCCGTGCAATACAGATAAATCCTGCATTTGCTGATGCTCACAGCAACCTAGCTTCCATTCACAAG GATTCTGGTAATATTCCAGAAGCAATTGCTTCCTACAGAACTGCCCTGAAGCTGAAGCCAGATTTTCCAGATGCCTATTGCAATCTGGCACACTGCTTACAG ATTGTATGTGACTGGACAGATTATGATGAGCGAATGAAGAAACTAGTCAGTATTGTTGCTGATCAGCTGGAGAAAAATAGGTTGCCATCTGTTCATCCACACCACAGCATGTTGTACCCGCTGACCCATGCCTTCCGTAAAGCCATAGCTGAACGACATGGAAACCTTTGTCTTGACAAG ATCAATGTGCTTCACAAACCACCATACGAACATCCGAAAGATTTAAAGGCTAGTAATGGCCGTCTGAAAATTGGTTTCGTGAGCTCAGATTTTGGGAACCATCCTACATCTCATCTAATGCAGTCAATCCCTGGAATGCATAATTCTGAAAAATTTGAG GTATTTTGCTATGCACTGAGTTCTGATGATGGTACTAATTTTCGTGTGAAGGTCGTTGCTGAAGCTAATAATTTTGTTGACCTATCCCAG ATCCCTTGCAATGGCAAGGCAGCAGATCGTATCCATCAGGATGGAATTCACATTCTTGTTAATATGAATGGATATACTAAAGGAGCACGAAATGAGCTTTTTGCTTTACGGCCAGCTCCTATACAG GCAATGTGGCTTGGTTATCCTGGAACAAGTGGAGCACCATTCATGGATTATATTATCACTGACAAGGAAACATCTCCACTTGAGCTAGCAGAGCAGTACTCTGAGAAGCTAGCCTACATGCCCAACACCTTCTTTATTGGAGATCATGCCAATATGTTCCCACACCTTAAG aaaAAGGCCGTTATTGACTTCAAATCAAATGGGCACATATATGATAATAGGATTGTTCTTAATGGTATTGATCTGAAAGCATTTCTGGACAGCCTACCTGACGTCAAAGTAGTCAAG CTAAAGTGCCCTGATGGTGGGGACAACTCTGACACAAATTCTGCACTTTCAATGCCTGTTGTTCCTATGAACACTGCGGCTGAAGCCATTATCAACATGATCAACCAGGGGCAAATTCAGGTTACAATCAATAATTTTACAGTCAGCAATGGACTGGCAACAACTCAA ATTAACAACAAGGCAGCAACTGGAGAGGAGGTTCCCCGAACAATTATTGTTACAACACGCTCTCAGTATGGCTTACCTGAAGATGCCATTGTTTATTGTAACTTCAACCAGCTGTATAAGATTGATCCAGCTACTCTTCAAATGTGGGCCAGT ATACTAAAGCGGGTTCCTAATAGTGTACTGTGGCTCCTTCGATTTCCTGCAGTTGGAGAACCCAACATTCAGCAATATGCCCAGAATATGGGTCTGTCTGCTAACCGTATTATCTTTTCACCTGTTGCTCCAAAAGAAGAACATGTCAGGCGAGGACAGCTGGCTGACGTGTGTCTTGACACTCCACTTTGTAATGGTCACACCACTGGAATGGATGTGCTCTGGGCTGGAACACCAATGGTGACAATGCCGG GGGAAACACTAGCATCTCGTGTTGCTGCCTCACAATTGACATGCTTGGGATGTCCAGAATTGATAGCAAAGACTAGACAAGAATATGAGGATATTGCTGCCACGTTGGGCACAGATATGGAATA
- the LOC132398096 gene encoding UDP-N-acetylglucosamine--peptide N-acetylglucosaminyltransferase 110 kDa subunit isoform X3, whose product MAASVGGVADSTGLAELAHREYQAGDFEAAERHCMQLWRQEPDNTGVLLLLSSIHFQCRRLDRSAHFSTLAIKQNPMLAEAYSNLGNVYKERGQLQEAIEHYRHALRLKPDFIDGYINLAAALVAAGDMEGAVQAYVSALQYNPDLYCVRSDLGNLLKALGRLEEAKACYLKAIETQPNFAVAWSNLGCVFNAQGEIWLAIHHFEKAVTLDPNFLDAYINLGNVLKEARIFDRAVAAYLRALSLSPNHAVVHGNLACVYYEQGLIDLAIDTYRRAIELQPHFPDAYCNLANALKEKGNVAEAEECYNTALRLCPTHADSLNNLANIKREQGNIEEAVRLYRKALEVFPEFAAAHSNLASVLQQQGKLQEALMHYKEAIRISPTFADAYSNMGNTLKEMQDVQGALQCYTRAIQINPAFADAHSNLASIHKIVCDWTDYDERMKKLVSIVADQLEKNRLPSVHPHHSMLYPLTHAFRKAIAERHGNLCLDKINVLHKPPYEHPKDLKASNGRLKIGFVSSDFGNHPTSHLMQSIPGMHNSEKFEVFCYALSSDDGTNFRVKVVAEANNFVDLSQIPCNGKAADRIHQDGIHILVNMNGYTKGARNELFALRPAPIQAMWLGYPGTSGAPFMDYIITDKETSPLELAEQYSEKLAYMPNTFFIGDHANMFPHLKKKAVIDFKSNGHIYDNRIVLNGIDLKAFLDSLPDVKVVKLKCPDGGDNSDTNSALSMPVVPMNTAAEAIINMINQGQIQVTINNFTVSNGLATTQINNKAATGEEVPRTIIVTTRSQYGLPEDAIVYCNFNQLYKIDPATLQMWASILKRVPNSVLWLLRFPAVGEPNIQQYAQNMGLSANRIIFSPVAPKEEHVRRGQLADVCLDTPLCNGHTTGMDVLWAGTPMVTMPGICRETLASRVAASQLTCLGCPELIAKTRQEYEDIAATLGTDMEYLKKIRGKVWKQRVTSPLFNTKQYTMDLERLYLQMWEHYAASNKPDHIIKPFKAMETNETA is encoded by the exons ATGGCGGCGTCGGTCGGCGGTGTGGCTGACAGCACAG GTCTGGCAGAGTTGGCACATCGTGAGTACCAAGCAGGAGATTTTGAGGCAGCTGAGAGGCACTGTATGCAGCTTTGGAGACAAGAGCCTGACAATACTGGTGTGTTGCTGCTTCTCTCTTCCATTCATTTTCAATGTCGCAGACTGGACAG GTCTGCACACTTTAGCACTCTGGCTATTAAACAGAACCCGATGTTGGCTGAGGCCTACTCCAATTTGGGGAATGTCTATAAAGAGCGAGGCCAACTTCAGGAGGCTATTGAGCATTATCGACATGCTCTCCGGCTAAAACCAGACTTCATCGATGGATACATCAATCTGGCAGCAGCATTGGTTGCAGCAGGTGATATGGAGGGAGCCGTACAAGCCTATGTATCTGCTTTGCAGTACAACCCT GATTTATATTGTGTTCGTAGTGACCTAGGGAATCTCCTTAAAGCCCTTGGTCGCTTAGAAGAAGCTAAG GCTTGTTACCTGAAAGCGATTGAAACTCAGCCCAACTTCGCTGTTGCCTGGAGTAATCTTGGGTGTGTGTTTAATGCCCAGGGAGAAATCTGGCTAGCTATACACCATTTTGAAAAG GCTGTTACCTTGGATCCAAACTTTTTGGACGCCTACATCAATTTAGGAAATGTCTTAAAGGAGGCGCGCATTTTTGATAG GGCTGTGGCTGCATACTTGCGAGCTCTAAGTCTAAGTCCCAATCATGCAGTGGTCCATGGAAACCTGGCTTGTGTCTATTATGAACAAGGATTGATAGATCTTGCTATTGATACATACAGAAGAGCTATAGAGCTACAGCCTCACTTTCCAGATGCCTACTGCAATCTTGCCAATGCACTAAAGGAGAAAGGAAAT GTTGCTGAGGCAGAAGAATGCTACAACACTGCCCTCCGCCTCTGTCCCACCCATGCTGACTCTCTCAACAATTTGGCTAACATCAAAAGGGAACAGGGAAACATTGAGGAAGCTGTGCGGTTGTATCGAAAGGCTCTGGAG GTATTTCCAGAATTCGCAGCTGCCCATTCAAACCTAGCCAGTGTACTACAGCAGCAAGGAAAGCTGCAGGAAGCTTTAATGCACTATAAGGAGGCTATCAG AATCAGCCCAACCTTTGCTGATGCTTACTCAAACATGGGGAACACACTCAAGGAAATGCAAGATGTACAGGGTGCCTTGCAGTGTTACACCCGTGCAATACAGATAAATCCTGCATTTGCTGATGCTCACAGCAACCTAGCTTCCATTCACAAG ATTGTATGTGACTGGACAGATTATGATGAGCGAATGAAGAAACTAGTCAGTATTGTTGCTGATCAGCTGGAGAAAAATAGGTTGCCATCTGTTCATCCACACCACAGCATGTTGTACCCGCTGACCCATGCCTTCCGTAAAGCCATAGCTGAACGACATGGAAACCTTTGTCTTGACAAG ATCAATGTGCTTCACAAACCACCATACGAACATCCGAAAGATTTAAAGGCTAGTAATGGCCGTCTGAAAATTGGTTTCGTGAGCTCAGATTTTGGGAACCATCCTACATCTCATCTAATGCAGTCAATCCCTGGAATGCATAATTCTGAAAAATTTGAG GTATTTTGCTATGCACTGAGTTCTGATGATGGTACTAATTTTCGTGTGAAGGTCGTTGCTGAAGCTAATAATTTTGTTGACCTATCCCAG ATCCCTTGCAATGGCAAGGCAGCAGATCGTATCCATCAGGATGGAATTCACATTCTTGTTAATATGAATGGATATACTAAAGGAGCACGAAATGAGCTTTTTGCTTTACGGCCAGCTCCTATACAG GCAATGTGGCTTGGTTATCCTGGAACAAGTGGAGCACCATTCATGGATTATATTATCACTGACAAGGAAACATCTCCACTTGAGCTAGCAGAGCAGTACTCTGAGAAGCTAGCCTACATGCCCAACACCTTCTTTATTGGAGATCATGCCAATATGTTCCCACACCTTAAG aaaAAGGCCGTTATTGACTTCAAATCAAATGGGCACATATATGATAATAGGATTGTTCTTAATGGTATTGATCTGAAAGCATTTCTGGACAGCCTACCTGACGTCAAAGTAGTCAAG CTAAAGTGCCCTGATGGTGGGGACAACTCTGACACAAATTCTGCACTTTCAATGCCTGTTGTTCCTATGAACACTGCGGCTGAAGCCATTATCAACATGATCAACCAGGGGCAAATTCAGGTTACAATCAATAATTTTACAGTCAGCAATGGACTGGCAACAACTCAA ATTAACAACAAGGCAGCAACTGGAGAGGAGGTTCCCCGAACAATTATTGTTACAACACGCTCTCAGTATGGCTTACCTGAAGATGCCATTGTTTATTGTAACTTCAACCAGCTGTATAAGATTGATCCAGCTACTCTTCAAATGTGGGCCAGT ATACTAAAGCGGGTTCCTAATAGTGTACTGTGGCTCCTTCGATTTCCTGCAGTTGGAGAACCCAACATTCAGCAATATGCCCAGAATATGGGTCTGTCTGCTAACCGTATTATCTTTTCACCTGTTGCTCCAAAAGAAGAACATGTCAGGCGAGGACAGCTGGCTGACGTGTGTCTTGACACTCCACTTTGTAATGGTCACACCACTGGAATGGATGTGCTCTGGGCTGGAACACCAATGGTGACAATGCCGGGTATATGCA GGGAAACACTAGCATCTCGTGTTGCTGCCTCACAATTGACATGCTTGGGATGTCCAGAATTGATAGCAAAGACTAGACAAGAATATGAGGATATTGCTGCCACGTTGGGCACAGATATGGAATA